From one Lycorma delicatula isolate Av1 chromosome 2, ASM4794821v1, whole genome shotgun sequence genomic stretch:
- the LOC142319357 gene encoding uncharacterized protein LOC142319357, whose translation MRQVTIMLFLLVIYFSFCSISRAQSSPSYLDKENTRYRLFTRAVGPTVDVNGIRVSTLPYRSAAVSYPSNGPAITANTYNSPSYQTSGYQSPSNERNVDVGGLSLRTSPYGASVSIPPSNGPAIKASTYSSPGYPVGGNSGYGRNSYVASVSTPPSNGPAITASTYSSPGYRVGGNSGYGRNSYISSENKNINGQRSSTVRVVDDGQDTVYRYHG comes from the exons ATGAGACAAGTAACGATAATGCTATTTCTACTGGTAATATACTTCAGTTTCTGTTCAATTTCAAGAGCTCAAAGTAGTCCCAGTTATTTGGATAAAG AGAATACTCGTTACCGTCTTTTCACTAGAGCCGTTGGACCGACTGTTGATGTTAATGGAATCAGAGTTAGCACATTACCATATCGATCTGCTGCAGTATCTTACCCATCAAACGGTCCTGCAATTACAGCTAATACTTATAATTCTCCTAGTTATCAGACTAGCGGATATCAAAGTCCTTCCAATGAACGGAATGTTGACGTTGGCGGACTCTCACTTAGAACATCACCATATGGAGCGTCAGTGTCTATTCCACCATCTAACGGACCAGCTATTAAAGCAAGCACTTATTCAAGTCCCGGGTATCCAGTTGGTGGCAATAGTGGTTATGGAAGAAATTCTTACGTAGCGTCAGTGTCTACGCCACCATCTAACGGGCCGGCTATTACAGCAAGCACTTATTCAAGTCCCGGGTATCGAGTTGGTGGCAATAGTGGTTATGGAAGAAATTCTTACATTTCCTCTGAAAATAAGAATATCAACGGACAAAGGTCTTCAACAGTCAG gGTCGTCGACGATGGTCAGGACACAGTATATAGATATCATGGATAA